The following coding sequences are from one Vulpes vulpes isolate BD-2025 chromosome 12, VulVul3, whole genome shotgun sequence window:
- the H2BC1 gene encoding histone H2B type 1-A has product MPELTSKGTTISKKGFKKAVAKTLKKEGKKRRRCRKESYSIYIYKVLKQVHPDTGISSKAMGIMNSFVSDIFERIAGEASRLAHYNKRSTITSREIQTAVRLLLPGELAKHAVSEGTKAVTKYTSSK; this is encoded by the coding sequence ATGCCGGAGCTGACCTCGAAGGGCACTACCATCTCCAAGAAAGGCTTCAAGAAAGCTGTAGCCAAAACcctgaagaaagaaggaaagaagcgCAGGAGATGCCGGAAAGAGAGCTATTCTATCTACATCTATAAGGTGCTGAAGCAGGTGCACCCCGACACGGGCATCTCGTCCAAGGCCATGGGCATCATGAACTCGTTCGTCAGCGACATCTTCGAGCGCATCGCGGGCGAGGCGTCGCGCCTGGCGCATTACAACAAGCGCTCGACCATCACGTCCAGGGAGATCCAGACGGCCGTGCGCCTGCTGCTGCCCGGGGAGCTGGCCAAGCACGCCGTGTCCGAGGGCACCAAGGCCGTCACCAAGTACACCAGCTCCAAGTAA
- the LOC112920449 gene encoding histone H2A type 1-H-like yields MSGRGKQGGKARAKAKSRSSRAGLQFPVGRIHRLLRKGNYSERVGAGAPVYLAAVLEYLTAEILELAGNAARDNKKTRIIPRQLQLAIRNDEELNKLLGRVTIAQGGVLPNIQAVLLPKKTESHHHKVQSKQHFQVLNSSE; encoded by the coding sequence ATGTCTGGGCGCGGGAAGCAGGGCGGTAAAGCACGTGCTAAGGCCAAGTCGCGCTCGTCCAGAGCCGGCCTCCAGTTCCCGGTGGGCCGCATCCACCGCCTGCTCCGCAAGGGCAACTACTCGGAGCGGGTCGGGGCGGGCGCGCCGGTGTACCTGGCGGCCGTGCTGGAGTACCTGACGGCCGAGATCCTGGAGCTGGCGGGCAACGCGGCCCGCGACAACAAGAAGACGCGCATCATCCCGCGCCAACTGCAGCTGGCCATCCGCAACGACGAGGAGCTCAACAAGCTGCTGGGCCGCGTGACCATCGCGCAGGGCGGCGTCCTGCCCAACATCCAGGCCGTGCTGCTGCCCAAGAAGACCGAGAGCCACCACCACAAAGTCCAAAGCAAGCAGCACTTCCAAGTCCTAAATTCCAGTGAGTGA